The genomic interval AGCGTTCATTCTTTACCGCAATTGCATGATTAATCCAGTATAACTGAAAAGCAATCAGCCCGATCAGTGCCAGGGTCATGGAAGCAATAATGAGTTGGATCTGCCTCTTTTTCATAAACAGGTGAGATTTTTTGCCTTTTCTCCTATACAAAAATAACCGCCTTTTTATTTCTCAGCCAGTTTTTAACACATTTTAACATTCTTTAACTGGCCTTTAACAATGTTGTATAGCTTGGCATTGTACTTTTGTAGCATCTGAAAAGAACTTTATAACCAATTTATATGAAAACGCTCATTTCTTCCAAAAACGTTGTGTATCTGTACCTGTTTTGTTTTTCCCTCTTACAAACCGCTGTTTTTGCGCAGGACACTCAAAAGAAAGAAAAAACGGAAGAGGATGACAATGTTCATATCCGCATAGAAAAAACAGAGAATGGAAAAACAACTATTATAGAAAGAACCTATAAGGCTGGTGAAGAACCGGAAAGGTTCTGGGGAGATAATTTCCTGGGTGGTGATAAAGATTTGTTGAAAGGATTCGGGGATGGATTTAAATTCTACACCGATTCCTCTTTTTCCCACGGGCCTTCTAATTTTTATTTCCGCACGCCTGACACAGACGATCCACTGTTTTTCTATAAAGATGGAGATTCTACCGGAAATCATGTATTCAGATATGATTTCGACCAGCATAACCTGGATAGCCTTATCAATAGCCAGCTAAAAAACAGTCAGATCATTATTATGGATATGAACAAGCGCCTGAAAGGAATGAACATCGATAGCCTGATGGAACTACATGATAACTCTATGAAAGACTTTAATTTCCAGTGGGATAATTCAGATTTTATTTTCCCGAATCCTTACAACGGGGATGATTTAAACCTGCTGCTGGACAAAGATTTATATGATGTGGAAGAAGTAGAGACTGATAAAGGCAAAAAAATGCTAAGAATAAACCCTAAGGATAAAAAGAAAAACAAGGAAAATAAAAAATCAAAAAATTTAAGGGAGAGCATGCAACTTTCTCCCTCCAGTTTTAATCTTTATCCTAACCCGGCTGATGGAATGGTGAAGTTAAACTTGAATCTGCCGGAGACCGGAACTACCACGATCACGGTGGTAAATGCACAGGGTAAAGAAGTATATAAAGAGCGATTAAAGGATTTTACCGGCAAATACATCAAGCAAATTGATTTGAGCAAAGAAGGAAGCGGCGTTTTTGTGGTGCAGGTGGTACAGAATAACAACCATCTATCCAGGAAAATATATATGAAATAAAAAATTTTATAAAATTATAGTACTTTGTATTGCAAGGTATCATCCAATCTACTATATTTGGTATATCAAAGTAGCAATCAATAAAAGGTAGCCAAAAAACACGAAAAAATTCAACCAACACTTATATGAAAACGCTGAGACTTTTTCCGATTTTTATGTTGCTTAGTATGCTAAGCATGGGTATGGGTTTTCCGGATATTATTTCTGACAAGGACATGGCTGAAATCCAGGCCAACAGAAGGCAAAAAGTAAAAAAAGCTGCTCAAACTGAAAAATCAGTTTGTCCGGATAAGGCAGATGTAAAAGTAGTGAAGCAATCTGAGCAGCCTGAAGATAATAAAGTGCGTTCAACCAACAAGGCTAACAAGGAAGCTGAATCTAACTTTATCCACCAGGCGGCCACTTCTCTGAACAATATTGCCGTGAAAGTATTTGATATCAAGGGTAATCTTTTGCTTAAGGAGCAAATGCGAATGGAGGATTTCCTCAGCAGCGAATTATCTGCAGATCTTCTGCCGCAAGGAAGTACGTTTGTCATGTTTCATGGAAACACAGCCTATTACTTTCTGGATAAGCAAGATTAGAATCAGGTTTAGATATATACTCAAAAAGGAAGCTTTATAGGCTTCCTTTTTGTTTTATTAGCCTAATGAGCTAGAGCAGAAAAAGGAAGGCAGAACTTTTATTGCTTAGCTTCTACTAAAAAGTATCTGTGGCCCCCATTATCTCCAAGTGCCCTTACATTATATAATGGATTGCCCACCACACGCATATACATCCAACGGTCACAAAAGCCATTATACACAGTTTTAGGCCGCGAACATTTACAGGGCTCATCCATAGCAAATCCCAGCACCAGAAATTGTTTATGCTTGCTTAAAAAATCCTCAGTAGTAGTAATCTGGTTAGCAAAAATATCGGGGTAACTCCGCTTCCAGGCTTCCAGATGTTTGTAAAACTGCGGTGCCATATGGCCGCTTGTGGTATCCAGGGCTACTTCCCAATCGAGCAAGGTAAAGTAACGTTCTTTGTCTGGAGAATAATGCATTCTTTCCATAAAATCGTGCGGAAACGGAATTACAACCGGAAGATGCGCATAGCCAATTTTTTTATCATATTGCCCAGGTAATTCTCCTGCCGGAGCTTGTATTGCTTCTACAACTGGCATCGCTAACATTAAAACTAATATTCCTGCTGCACCAATAGCCGTTTTTCTGGATGGAATAAATTCGTATAGCTGTGAATTTTTCAACGTTTGTGCATAGCGCACAAACTCAACTTTAAGCAATGTGAGCAAACTGGCAAATAATATAGGCCAGGCCAGTACAGTGGGCAATACATACCGGTCCCAGAAAATAGGCTTAATTACCCAGGAAAATACCCAAACACCAATGGGTACAGCCAGAAACAAATAAGCCAGTATCAGAAGGGATTTTGCAGATTGAGTTTGTAAATCTTGTTGTTCCTTAAACTTTATATTACCAGAGAGCCTTGGCTGATTTTTAAAGATATAAAAGCCCGGAAGAATGGCCATTATAAAGAAAAAAGCTGTTTTCGGTAATAATACTAATGCTCCCGGAAAATATCTGGTAGATACGGTAGATAAAGAAAGTACATCAAGCAAGTATCGTACTTTAGGTATGGGAATCCAGCTATCCGGATTTCCGGCATCCATTTGAATGAGCAAAGCAGGAATGTAAAACAAAAAAGTGAGCCATCCGAGTATAAAACTAGCATATAACTTAACTCTAGCCCGCTTATGGAAGTAATCGTTCACCATAAAAGCAGCCAGAATAGCGCCACTGAAAAAACAACCATGTAAATGCGTGTTCACAAGGGCAGCCTGAACAAGTGCGTTTATCAGCAATATTTTCCAGCCCAATTGCTCTCTGCAGTTAATTTCATCATACAACCATATTCCTGCTGCACTCAAGGCCAGATACAAGCCATACATTCGGGCTTCCGCATTCTGAGAAATCACCATATCCGACAGGCAGAACACGGCCAGAACAGATAACGAAGTAGCCCAGAATCCATAGGTACGCCTTAAAGTGACCCAGGTAATGATACCTGCTATTCCTATTCCCAGGCAGGAAAATAATTTAAGCGAAAGCTCTGAAGCGCCAAACAACTGGCTCCAGCCCCACCCGAGCATAAAATACAAAGGTGGTGTATTATTTAACTTATCATGAAAAGCAGCCCACATATGCGAAAACGAAGGGTCTGCCAGGAAAAAATAAGAGAACAGCTCATCATTCCAGAAATACGTCTTGGAGGCATAAATTACACAGGCAACGATGAGGGAAATACATAAAAATACAGGTATGATATATTCTTTAGCTGAAATCGTATCTGAGCTTTTGGCTACTGTTGACTTAAGAGAATAAACCCGGTTCTGAATGTTTGAATCAGATAGTAGCGAACCAGTTTGATTATTAGCACTCATATGTAAATCCGTGAGACTTTATTTTTCATGGGATAATTGCTTACAAGCATTTAATTTAGATGGATTGTTCTTAAACTTATTATGCAACAATATAGGTTAAACAGCATTAAAAATATAATACAAAGGCTACCGGTTAGGGCAGCCTTCCTTATATGAATGTAGTAAAATCCGGATATTTAAAAATGCAGAATGGTATCTTCTATGATATTGCAGCATTCCTGCATCTGGCTTTCGGTGATGATGAGTGGCGGAGCAAAACGGATTTTATCTCCATGGGTAGGTTTAGCCAGCAATCCATTGTCGCGGAGCGCCAGACATATATCCCAGGCAGTATGTCCATCAGTAGTTTCTTTGATATCAATGGCATTCAGAAGTCCTTTGCCCCGAACGGCTTTTATACTGTTAGTTTTAGATTGTATGTCTATCATCCGTTTGCGGAACAATTCACCCATCCGGGCGGCATTTTCAATCAAGCCTTCTTCTTTAATTACCTCCAGTGCAGCCATGGTTACGGCACAAGCAAGTGGATTTCCGCCAAAAGTAGAACCATGTTCTCCCGGCTGAATCGTGAGCATAATTTCATTGGTAGATAATACAGCCGAAACCGGATATACGCCGCCTGAGAGAGCTTTACCCAGAATAAGCATATCCGGATGTACCTGCTCATGCGAAGAAGCCAGCAAAGCACCTGTCCGGCCAATGCCTGTCTGGATTTCATCCATCATCAGAATGACATTGTATTTTTTACACAATTCCTGGGCTTTCGCCAGATATCCAGGCTGAGGCACATATACACCTGCCTCCCCCTGGATAGGTTCTACCCAGAAACCGCATACGTTCGGATTTTGTAAGGCTTGCTCAAGGGCAATACTATCATCATAAGGAATTATTTCGTAGCCAGGCATAAAAGGGCCAAAATTTCTGGTAGCCAGCGGATCAGTAGAAGCAGCGATAATACCGGTAGTGCGTCCATGAAAATTTCGCTCAGCAGCAACAATAACAGCCTTATTCTCGGGAATTCCTTTTATCTGATAACCCCATTTCCGGGCTAGTTTAATAGCTGTTTCATTGGCTTCGGCACCGGAATTCATGAGGAGTACTTTATCATAATTGAAATATTCACACAGATACCTGGCACATTCACCCAGTTTGTCGCTGTAAAAAGCACGGGAGGTAAGGGTAAGGGTTTGTGCCTGTTCAATAAGAGCCGCAATAATTTTAGGATGGCAGTGTCCCTGGTTTACCGCACTATAGGCTGAAAGGAAATCGTAATATTGTTTTCCCTCCGTATCCCATACATATACACCTTTCCCTCTGGATAGTACCACCGGCAGTGGATGATAATTGTGTGCAGCATATTCATGTTCCAGGTGAATGGCTTCTTGTGAGGGAAGAGAAGTATGAATCATAGTGGGTAAAATCTGAAGTGTAAAGGTATTGAAATTCGCTGGTCTTTAGTAAAAAGCTTGATTAACTGATTTATACCAGAGCATTATTCCTCAAATGTATCCCTATAAAAATCAGCCACAGCGAATGTTATGCAGCCAGGAATATTTAAAATTTATTTGCCTAATTTTAAAACAATCAATACCGAAGAGTTGTTTCTGTGGTAACGAAAAAGTAGTACTAATGTACAGATGAAGAAAGAGATAAAAAACCTGGAAAATAAGGGTTTAGTGGCCGAAGATTATTATATAAATCAGCAAGGGTATATTGTATTTACTGAAATTTATCATCTTAAGAGGGGCTATTGCTGCAAAAGCGGTTGTAAACATTGTCCGTATGGGTATAAGACAAAATCTGCTATAAATTCATAAA from Rhodocytophaga rosea carries:
- a CDS encoding T9SS type A sorting domain-containing protein, producing the protein MKTLISSKNVVYLYLFCFSLLQTAVFAQDTQKKEKTEEDDNVHIRIEKTENGKTTIIERTYKAGEEPERFWGDNFLGGDKDLLKGFGDGFKFYTDSSFSHGPSNFYFRTPDTDDPLFFYKDGDSTGNHVFRYDFDQHNLDSLINSQLKNSQIIIMDMNKRLKGMNIDSLMELHDNSMKDFNFQWDNSDFIFPNPYNGDDLNLLLDKDLYDVEEVETDKGKKMLRINPKDKKKNKENKKSKNLRESMQLSPSSFNLYPNPADGMVKLNLNLPETGTTTITVVNAQGKEVYKERLKDFTGKYIKQIDLSKEGSGVFVVQVVQNNNHLSRKIYMK
- the rocD gene encoding ornithine--oxo-acid transaminase, which encodes MIHTSLPSQEAIHLEHEYAAHNYHPLPVVLSRGKGVYVWDTEGKQYYDFLSAYSAVNQGHCHPKIIAALIEQAQTLTLTSRAFYSDKLGECARYLCEYFNYDKVLLMNSGAEANETAIKLARKWGYQIKGIPENKAVIVAAERNFHGRTTGIIAASTDPLATRNFGPFMPGYEIIPYDDSIALEQALQNPNVCGFWVEPIQGEAGVYVPQPGYLAKAQELCKKYNVILMMDEIQTGIGRTGALLASSHEQVHPDMLILGKALSGGVYPVSAVLSTNEIMLTIQPGEHGSTFGGNPLACAVTMAALEVIKEEGLIENAARMGELFRKRMIDIQSKTNSIKAVRGKGLLNAIDIKETTDGHTAWDICLALRDNGLLAKPTHGDKIRFAPPLIITESQMQECCNIIEDTILHF
- a CDS encoding DUF5522 domain-containing protein, with protein sequence MKKEIKNLENKGLVAEDYYINQQGYIVFTEIYHLKRGYCCKSGCKHCPYGYKTKSAINS